Genomic window (Prevotella melaninogenica ATCC 25845):
TATGGTGCGGAGGGCAAGCACCATTGGTGCTAATCGTAAACACTACTCGTGCGGAAGGCAAACACCAACACAAACAGCAATAAAGTTGACACCTAATTACCTCCGCAAATATAAGTATATTAGTTCGAATCATGAAATCAAAACATAAGTTTTTAAAGAGACCGAGGGGGAAGTCATAATCTTTTATTATCTTTGCAACAAGTATATTAACGGAAAATGATTGAAACTTTCAACACAGGAGAGACACAAGAAAGCCTCCGACAGGAATATAACCCAGACGGCTCTGTGCTAAGAAAAGCACAGTTGCGACTTCTCGACATGGCTATCTATCTGCAGGAAACAGCGAAGAAGATAGGTGTTCCTTGCCGACTTGATGGCGGAAATGTGTTAGGGGCAATGCGCCATGGGGGATTTATTCCTTGGGATGACGACATTGATATGGTTGTAGACTACAAGGATTTCAAACGTCTCTGTGATTATTTGAAGGCGCATCCACACCCTCAATTCGTCTTACAAGACAACGACACGGACCCTGGTTTCTATAAGGAATGGGCTTGTCTGCGTGATTTAAAGAGCGAGAACAGAAGTCATGATAATCAGCAGAGTGCTGACCGAAGAATGCATGAGGCGCAGAAGTTCAGAGGACTTCATGTAGACATCTTCCCCTATGAGGGTAATATGATTCCTTGGTTGCAGCGTTTGGCAGCAAAACTATCGGTCAATGTGAATACAAAGTTAGCTGGTCGTTATCCTCTCTTGGCACAAATGAGTTATAAAATCTTACATGTCATTGTCTTTCCAGTGTTCCGCTTGGTTGGGAAACTGTTTGGTAATCCTGACCTCTATATGCACTCTTACGGTGCATGGTTTTATGAGCAGAACCCTCGTCGTTGCATGATACCACATAAAGATATTGTCTTTGAAGGTCATACCTTTGAAGGGCCAGCCGATGCTGATGAGTTATGTCGTATCGCCTATGGGAACTATATGGACTTGCCACCAAGGGATAAGCGTGATAGACACAAGATAGATGTTGTCTTTAAGTAGTCAGTCGGTTCAGTAATGTACGTGTCAGTAGACAGTGATATCCCCATCTTATAATAACAATAATCCAAATATAATTATGAACATAGCAGTAATCTTTGCAGGAGGTTCTGGACTACGTATGCACACAAAGTCGCGCCCTAAGCAGTTTCTTGACCTAAACGGAAAGCCGATAATCATCTATACATTAGAGTTGTTCGACAACCATCCGAACATAGATGCTATTGTAGTAGCATGTATTGAAAGTTGGATTCCTTTCCTTGAGAAGCAGCTCCGTAAGTTTGAGATTAATAAGGTAGTGAAGATTATACCCGGTGGAAAGTCTGGACAGGAGTCTATCTACAAGGGACTGTGCGCTGCAGAGGAATATGCACAGAGTAAGAGTGTAAGTAATGAAGAGACAATCGTTCTTATTCACGATGGTGTTCGTCCGCTCATAACAGAAGAGACGATAACAGATAACATTAAGAAAGTTGAAGAAGTAGGGAGTTGTATCACTTGTATCCCAGCAACAGAAACACTCATCGTGAAGCAGGCTGACGACGCTTTGGAGATTCCTTCTCGTGCCGATTCGTTCATTGCTCGTGCGCCACAGAGTTTCCGTTTGGTCGATATAATAACTGCTCATCGACGCTCCTTGGCGGAAGGAAAGGCCGATTTCATCGATTCTTGTACGATGATGAGCCACTATGGGTATAAGTTAGGGACGATTA
Coding sequences:
- a CDS encoding 2-C-methyl-D-erythritol 4-phosphate cytidylyltransferase, which gives rise to MNIAVIFAGGSGLRMHTKSRPKQFLDLNGKPIIIYTLELFDNHPNIDAIVVACIESWIPFLEKQLRKFEINKVVKIIPGGKSGQESIYKGLCAAEEYAQSKSVSNEETIVLIHDGVRPLITEETITDNIKKVEEVGSCITCIPATETLIVKQADDALEIPSRADSFIARAPQSFRLVDIITAHRRSLAEGKADFIDSCTMMSHYGYKLGTIIGPMENIKITTPTDFFVLRAMVKVHEDQQIFGL
- a CDS encoding phosphorylcholine transferase LicD; translated protein: MIETFNTGETQESLRQEYNPDGSVLRKAQLRLLDMAIYLQETAKKIGVPCRLDGGNVLGAMRHGGFIPWDDDIDMVVDYKDFKRLCDYLKAHPHPQFVLQDNDTDPGFYKEWACLRDLKSENRSHDNQQSADRRMHEAQKFRGLHVDIFPYEGNMIPWLQRLAAKLSVNVNTKLAGRYPLLAQMSYKILHVIVFPVFRLVGKLFGNPDLYMHSYGAWFYEQNPRRCMIPHKDIVFEGHTFEGPADADELCRIAYGNYMDLPPRDKRDRHKIDVVFK